One Candidatus Hydrogenedentota bacterium DNA window includes the following coding sequences:
- a CDS encoding ATP-dependent Clp protease ATP-binding subunit, with the protein MIVINEESQRWLRELARFSSIKNVLFLYGNTYDLVSFPVQGEGEEEPRWSESDLPGFLRRWLMGLKYEIVGWADPLEDLSFLTPEMEALFDKVLRGTGACADPEEQADRHPQLEAGRSLGTPDQKGAAARMADRVRGIRPRPVDWDTVIHRIGIALQNPQVPCAFIVDFASRLTSTPDRMPRDERMLLTRMLKASLASREVVREKGRWNNLLILICEKLNDLPAFLYLNNPRARSIHVEPPDRDERARFITRYYRYFYGAPRGDSAPAAPTAVVSDFVDFTEGLSNYEMRSLLSLSMRERIPVVDELTGVSNVRRISEMYKYGVTVSEWDQMDPKRLSNAEDFVRGRIKGQEAAVARVLDIVKRAKIGIAAGDTKRTNRPRGVLFFAGPTGVGKTEMAKALAELLFGREERLIRFDMSEYSVQQADQRLLGAPPGYIGYEEGGQLTNAVKKNPFSVLLFDEIEKAHPSIFDKFLQILDDGRITDSKGDTVYFSECIIIFTSNLGTVARTEETGSKVLVTPEMPYPQMRGVVLDAIRDHFNFTLGRPEILNRFGDNFVVFDFIKPPLDEQIVDLLLSKLDKATRETRKTPVVLDPPAREKLVALAREQLHHGGRGIRNAVDATLINPLSRYLFDNNVEMGRRVRVLDLLVHGEETGTRVELVVRVEDP; encoded by the coding sequence ATGATCGTCATCAACGAGGAATCCCAGCGCTGGCTGCGCGAGCTGGCCCGCTTCAGCAGCATTAAAAACGTCCTCTTCCTCTACGGAAACACCTACGACCTGGTCTCCTTCCCCGTGCAGGGCGAGGGGGAGGAGGAGCCCCGCTGGTCGGAGAGCGACCTGCCCGGATTCCTGCGCCGCTGGCTCATGGGGCTGAAGTACGAGATCGTGGGCTGGGCCGACCCGCTGGAAGACCTCTCCTTTCTAACCCCGGAGATGGAGGCCCTTTTCGACAAGGTGCTCCGCGGCACAGGAGCCTGCGCGGACCCGGAAGAGCAGGCCGACCGGCACCCGCAGCTGGAGGCGGGCCGCTCTTTGGGCACACCGGACCAGAAGGGCGCCGCGGCGCGCATGGCGGACCGCGTCCGGGGCATCCGTCCCCGTCCCGTGGACTGGGACACCGTCATCCACCGCATCGGCATCGCGCTGCAGAACCCGCAGGTGCCCTGCGCGTTCATCGTGGATTTCGCGTCCCGCCTCACCTCCACGCCGGACCGCATGCCGCGCGACGAGCGCATGCTGCTCACGCGCATGCTCAAGGCGAGCCTGGCCTCCCGCGAGGTGGTGCGCGAGAAGGGCCGGTGGAACAACCTGCTCATCCTCATCTGCGAAAAGCTGAACGACCTGCCCGCGTTCCTCTACCTCAACAACCCGCGCGCGCGTTCGATCCATGTCGAGCCGCCGGACCGGGACGAGCGCGCCCGCTTCATCACGCGCTACTACCGGTACTTCTACGGCGCGCCGCGCGGCGACAGCGCCCCCGCGGCGCCGACGGCGGTGGTGTCGGATTTCGTGGACTTCACCGAGGGGCTGTCGAACTATGAAATGCGCAGCCTGCTCAGCCTCTCCATGCGCGAGCGCATCCCCGTGGTGGACGAGCTCACCGGCGTTTCCAATGTCCGGCGCATCTCGGAGATGTACAAGTACGGTGTGACCGTGAGCGAGTGGGACCAGATGGACCCGAAGCGCCTGAGCAACGCGGAGGACTTCGTGCGCGGGCGCATCAAGGGACAGGAGGCGGCGGTGGCCCGGGTGCTGGACATCGTGAAGCGCGCCAAGATCGGCATCGCGGCGGGCGACACCAAGCGCACGAACCGCCCGCGCGGCGTGCTCTTCTTCGCGGGGCCGACGGGCGTCGGCAAGACGGAAATGGCCAAGGCGCTCGCCGAGCTGCTTTTCGGGCGCGAGGAGCGCCTGATCCGCTTCGACATGAGCGAGTATTCCGTGCAGCAGGCGGACCAGCGGCTCCTCGGCGCGCCCCCCGGCTACATCGGCTACGAGGAGGGCGGACAGCTCACCAACGCCGTCAAGAAGAACCCCTTCTCCGTCCTTTTGTTCGACGAGATTGAGAAGGCGCATCCGAGCATCTTTGACAAGTTCCTCCAAATCCTCGACGACGGACGGATCACGGACAGCAAGGGGGACACGGTCTACTTCTCCGAGTGCATCATCATCTTCACCAGCAACCTCGGCACCGTGGCGCGGACCGAGGAGACAGGGTCGAAAGTTCTGGTCACTCCGGAGATGCCCTATCCGCAAATGCGCGGGGTCGTGCTGGACGCCATCCGGGACCACTTCAACTTCACCCTGGGCCGTCCGGAAATCCTGAACCGGTTCGGCGACAACTTCGTCGTCTTCGACTTCATCAAGCCGCCGCTGGACGAGCAGATCGTGGACCTGCTCCTGTCGAAGCTCGACAAGGCCACGCGGGAAACGCGCAAGACCCCGGTGGTACTGGATCCGCCGGCGCGGGAGAAGCTGGTGGCCCTTGCGCGGGAACAGCTCCACCACGGCGGGCGCGGCATCCGCAACGCCGTGGACGCCACGCTGATCAACCCCCTCAGCCGGTATCTCTTTGACAACAACGTGGAGATGGGCAGGCGGGTGCGCGTGCTGGACCTTTTGGTCCACGGCGAGGAGACGGGCACGCGCGTGGAGCTTGTGGTGCGGGTGGAGGATCCATGA
- a CDS encoding diaminopimelate epimerase yields MPFTKLHGLGNDYLFIDAAKHPVADPAALSRAMSHRHLGAGSDGIILVLPGDAHPFKMRIFNADGSEAETCGNGIRCFAKYVYERGMTRDTEFTIETLAGPNRVTLAVDGGKVLTVRSNMGRPRFERADIPMTGPAGEVREEPLTVDDGRVFRVTCANIGNPHAVVFVDDAAAVNLVDIGPRIENHPAFPKRTNVEFVNVVDRDNMVMRIWERGSGITMASGSGSCGSALAAMITDRVNRRVNVHLVYGTLGIEWAEDGCVYQEGPATEAYSGEWPGGD; encoded by the coding sequence ATCCCCTTCACGAAACTGCACGGTCTGGGCAACGACTACCTGTTCATTGACGCGGCGAAACACCCCGTGGCCGACCCGGCGGCGCTCTCCCGCGCCATGAGCCACCGCCATCTCGGCGCGGGCTCCGATGGGATCATCCTCGTGCTTCCCGGCGACGCCCACCCCTTCAAGATGCGCATCTTCAACGCGGACGGCAGCGAGGCGGAGACCTGCGGCAACGGCATCCGCTGTTTCGCGAAGTATGTCTATGAGCGAGGCATGACCCGCGACACCGAGTTCACCATCGAGACCCTGGCGGGCCCCAACCGGGTGACCCTCGCCGTGGACGGCGGCAAGGTGCTGACCGTGCGCTCCAACATGGGCCGCCCCAGGTTTGAGCGCGCCGACATACCGATGACCGGCCCGGCGGGCGAGGTGCGCGAGGAGCCGCTGACGGTGGACGACGGCCGGGTCTTCCGCGTCACCTGCGCCAACATCGGCAACCCTCACGCCGTGGTGTTCGTGGACGACGCGGCTGCGGTGAACCTGGTGGACATCGGCCCCCGGATCGAGAACCACCCGGCCTTCCCGAAGCGGACCAACGTGGAGTTCGTGAACGTGGTGGACCGGGACAACATGGTCATGCGCATCTGGGAGCGCGGCAGCGGCATCACCATGGCCAGCGGCAGCGGCTCCTGCGGCTCCGCCCTTGCCGCCATGATCACGGACCGGGTAAACCGGCGCGTCAACGTCCATCTGGTCTACGGCACGCTGGGCATCGAGTGGGCGGAGGACGGCTGCGTCTACCAGGAGGGGCCGGCCACGGAGGCCTACTCCGGGGAGTGGCCGGGAGGCGACTGA
- a CDS encoding D-alanine--D-alanine ligase, whose amino-acid sequence MNSTHFRVAVLMGGESLEHEVSLRSGAGAAAALRRMGHEVLPVTIGKDGGWSFGESAPVPLPQAVSRLAEERPDCVFVALHGGAGEDGRMQGLLELLGLPYTTSGSAASGLCMDKIRAKTVVEAAGIRVAPQAVVTLAEWRACPEAVTARIRDEIGVPCVIKAPNQGSSCGMAICRAGDTLADDIERVLAVEGRLMAEAFVPGTELTCAVLDVEPGARPRALPITEIRPKTSAYFDYEAKYTPGASEEITPAPIPEPLAETVRAAAVGAHEALGCRLWSRSDFILGPDGPVWLEVNTVPGLTETSLFPQAAAAAGISYDRLMDLFVRAAVELGKNS is encoded by the coding sequence ATGAACAGCACGCATTTTCGGGTGGCCGTCCTGATGGGCGGCGAAAGCCTTGAACACGAGGTTTCCCTGCGCTCCGGCGCGGGTGCGGCGGCCGCGCTGCGGCGCATGGGCCACGAGGTCCTGCCTGTGACGATCGGCAAGGACGGCGGCTGGTCCTTCGGGGAGTCGGCGCCCGTGCCCCTGCCGCAGGCCGTGTCCCGCCTGGCGGAGGAGCGGCCCGACTGCGTGTTCGTGGCACTCCACGGGGGCGCGGGCGAGGATGGCCGCATGCAGGGGCTCCTCGAACTGCTGGGACTGCCCTACACCACCAGCGGCAGCGCCGCCAGCGGCCTGTGCATGGATAAGATCCGTGCCAAGACGGTGGTGGAGGCGGCCGGCATCCGCGTGGCCCCGCAGGCAGTCGTGACCCTGGCCGAATGGCGCGCCTGTCCCGAGGCGGTGACTGCCCGAATCCGCGACGAGATCGGCGTTCCCTGCGTCATCAAGGCCCCCAACCAGGGGTCGAGCTGCGGTATGGCCATTTGCCGCGCCGGGGACACCCTGGCCGACGACATTGAGAGGGTCCTGGCCGTCGAGGGGAGGCTCATGGCCGAGGCGTTTGTCCCGGGCACCGAACTCACCTGCGCCGTTCTGGACGTCGAACCTGGCGCGCGGCCCCGCGCTCTTCCCATCACGGAAATCCGTCCAAAGACCTCCGCGTATTTCGACTACGAGGCGAAGTACACGCCGGGGGCCAGCGAGGAGATCACCCCCGCGCCGATCCCGGAGCCCCTCGCGGAGACGGTGCGCGCGGCGGCGGTGGGGGCGCATGAGGCGCTGGGCTGCCGCCTTTGGAGCCGCAGCGACTTCATCCTCGGGCCGGACGGCCCCGTCTGGCTGGAGGTCAACACGGTCCCCGGGCTGACGGAGACCTCCCTGTTCCCGCAGGCGGCGGCCGCGGCAGGCATTTCCTACGACCGGCTCATGGACCTGTTCGTGCGGGCGGCGGTAGAATTGGGCAAGAACTCCTGA
- a CDS encoding agmatine deiminase family protein, giving the protein MTPAVPDTALPFPPRLPAEWEPQRAVHIAWPVNTADWPGKYAPVPWAVGEIIRHIAADEEVFLAAATERHAETARRCLRRAEVNLSNVQIAVFPLDRGWMRDISPLWVQGSSGESAAVRFRFNGWAKYDNHRLDAKWPPFMARKRGHRLVEARWNGKPVFMEGGALDPNGADALLVTEECLLDPATQRRNPGFSRADYEGLFAEWLGISRVIWLGKGIAGDDTHGHVDDLCRFVNPHTVVLCREPNGDDPNHAPLEENRERLQGVRMRDGRALEVVELPMPAPVVFDGMRLPASYANFLITNAKVLVPTFNDPNDRKALGILAECFPGREVAGIHAVDLVWGLGTIHCLTHEEPATPSRT; this is encoded by the coding sequence ATGACGCCCGCCGTCCCGGACACCGCCCTCCCCTTCCCCCCCCGTCTGCCCGCCGAATGGGAACCCCAGCGGGCGGTGCACATCGCCTGGCCGGTGAACACCGCCGACTGGCCCGGCAAGTACGCGCCGGTGCCCTGGGCGGTCGGCGAGATCATCCGCCATATCGCCGCAGACGAGGAGGTCTTCCTGGCAGCCGCCACAGAGCGCCACGCCGAAACGGCGCGGCGCTGCCTGCGCCGGGCGGAAGTGAACCTGTCCAATGTCCAGATCGCCGTGTTCCCCCTCGACCGGGGGTGGATGCGCGACATTTCCCCCCTGTGGGTGCAAGGCTCCTCCGGCGAATCGGCCGCCGTCCGCTTCCGCTTCAACGGGTGGGCCAAATACGACAACCACCGGCTGGACGCGAAATGGCCGCCCTTCATGGCGCGAAAGCGCGGCCATCGGCTCGTGGAGGCGCGCTGGAACGGGAAGCCGGTCTTCATGGAGGGGGGGGCGCTCGACCCGAACGGCGCGGACGCGCTCCTGGTCACAGAGGAATGCCTGCTCGACCCCGCCACCCAGCGCCGGAATCCGGGCTTCTCCCGCGCGGACTACGAGGGCCTCTTCGCGGAGTGGCTGGGCATATCCCGGGTCATTTGGCTGGGGAAAGGCATCGCAGGGGACGACACCCACGGCCATGTGGACGACCTCTGCCGCTTTGTGAATCCGCACACGGTGGTCCTCTGCCGCGAGCCAAACGGCGACGACCCCAACCACGCCCCGCTGGAGGAGAACCGCGAGCGGCTCCAGGGGGTCCGGATGCGCGACGGCCGCGCCCTGGAAGTGGTGGAGCTGCCGATGCCCGCGCCCGTTGTCTTTGACGGCATGCGCCTGCCCGCGAGCTACGCCAACTTCCTGATCACGAACGCCAAGGTGCTCGTGCCCACGTTCAACGATCCCAACGACCGGAAGGCCCTCGGCATTCTCGCCGAGTGCTTCCCGGGGCGCGAAGTCGCCGGCATCCACGCCGTGGACCTCGTCTGGGGACTTGGCACCATCCACTGCCTCACCCACGAAGAACCGGCGACGCCGTCCCGGACGTAG
- a CDS encoding carbon-nitrogen hydrolase translates to MPENTGYRIAAVQMRMGPDEQENQARAVDLVRQAAAQGGQVICLPELYQWPYLCQKEDITLFDLAEPADGPAVTAFRTLAAELGVAVIVPFFERRGPGLCHNTAAVIDADGALLGLYRKMHIPDDPAYYEKYYFAPGDLGFRTFDTAFGRVAVLICWDQWYPEGARLAALSGATSLFYPTAIGWHPAEKEQHGALQHNAWQTVQRGHAVANGIYVAAPNRFGLERPYADLPGIEFWGGSFIAGPQGELVAEASSDNEEVLVSEVDTVHLEEVRRNWPFFRDRRVDAYGGLTRRWLDGSPE, encoded by the coding sequence TTGCCCGAAAACACCGGATACCGCATTGCGGCTGTGCAGATGCGCATGGGCCCCGACGAGCAGGAGAATCAGGCGCGCGCTGTGGACCTGGTCCGTCAGGCCGCCGCCCAAGGCGGCCAGGTCATCTGCCTTCCCGAACTCTACCAGTGGCCCTACCTCTGCCAGAAGGAGGACATCACCCTCTTCGATCTGGCCGAACCGGCCGACGGTCCCGCCGTGACGGCGTTTCGAACCCTGGCGGCGGAACTGGGAGTGGCGGTGATTGTTCCCTTCTTTGAGCGGCGCGGCCCCGGCCTGTGCCACAACACGGCGGCGGTCATTGACGCGGACGGCGCGCTCCTCGGGCTGTACCGGAAGATGCATATTCCCGACGACCCCGCGTATTACGAGAAATACTACTTTGCGCCGGGGGATCTCGGTTTCCGGACCTTTGACACGGCCTTCGGCCGGGTGGCCGTGCTGATCTGCTGGGACCAGTGGTACCCCGAGGGGGCCCGTCTCGCCGCCCTGTCCGGTGCCACCAGCCTGTTCTACCCCACGGCCATCGGGTGGCACCCCGCCGAGAAGGAGCAGCATGGGGCGCTCCAGCATAACGCCTGGCAAACCGTCCAGCGCGGCCACGCCGTGGCCAACGGCATTTATGTGGCTGCGCCCAACCGCTTCGGCCTGGAACGGCCCTACGCCGACCTGCCAGGCATCGAGTTCTGGGGCGGTTCCTTTATTGCCGGACCCCAGGGGGAACTCGTGGCGGAGGCGTCCTCCGACAACGAGGAGGTGCTGGTCTCCGAGGTGGACACGGTCCACCTGGAGGAAGTCCGTCGAAACTGGCCTTTCTTCCGCGACCGCCGGGTGGACGCCTACGGCGGCCTGACCCGCCGCTGGCTGGACGGATCGCCGGAATGA
- a CDS encoding AAA family ATPase, producing the protein MRIQELHVDGFGRLSNVALSLSPGLQVLIGPNERGKSTLRAFITDMFYGQRRDLRSPAYDEANLLRRPWENPESYGGRLTYALDRGGVYEITRSFVRDRQHVLLRDHQAGRDITGMFPAMPNQEIGFAEAHLGLSKGVFINTATIGHLNLDGLGDQQALGRIRERLLAINDSGAGIRSAGSTLQALQELLDTLHRDGIAPAETALPPLREELAAARGAVREQARLNRRRGEALARLAECETERARLERAVERASARRRVARMQEIERIQEEMDAVTQQMFPLLPFRDTSTAGLSEAQHLNMLAETIRLQTDRREAEMRRLTPELELLEQAAPGDGPPPAPIPEETERRLHELRAREERYEERFTEADARVRQFNDQVMVTQRRLAEVPDFSRVAADPVEWISQLANAFTLALKTRDKECADRDRLREIVRRERQRIAPDAELFRQSDSFSERLREFEDSMRETARRKTETEGLQQSLGAGLEEVRERIPGMFWLAAVCGVFLLLLAGVFIASGKPPVLYAGAVILLALGYFLAQLAAARGQARRLRQEFEAAKAEMERLNAAEAGAVPPIEVLRKRANCHSLRELEARFDGYREAVARLDTFASELEQQELRARESEERVPKLFARIREAFETAGETLEDMNTVSAAVNRVMGRYQEYRDLKRRMSDLRNQLQTAIENQREYGEALDNTRKALAQVEDQIRGIMRESGCPGQADMEDPLAALRAYSEHCAACQTARGRVEMLRRQMQETLDQLESDRRELAQCAAELRRLLDAAGVDSVDDWQARAEKAREYRSLQQTHAALSEQLNLLLDGTPLAELRRIAAELGPEEDGPAEEEAERDLVHVRDEIKQLQLEINHLQVAAVECAADLRPLAEIREEIADGERRRDQAAALREAALRAATLIEEAANQRHARIAPVIARDASRFLRDITLGAHGEVSIGEGFEIRLGPKHAGLPAVSTESLSKGALDQVYLSLRLALVRLLSASGETLPMLMDDPFANYDDQRLKAAMGVLKDIGSENQILVFTCREDVALAAVGVGAPVISMM; encoded by the coding sequence ATGAGAATCCAGGAACTGCACGTGGACGGGTTCGGCCGCCTGAGCAACGTCGCCCTCTCCCTCTCCCCCGGGTTGCAGGTGCTGATCGGCCCGAATGAGCGGGGCAAGTCCACCCTGCGCGCCTTCATCACCGACATGTTCTACGGCCAGCGCAGGGACCTCAGGTCGCCGGCCTACGATGAGGCAAACCTCCTGCGCCGCCCGTGGGAGAACCCGGAATCCTACGGCGGCCGCCTGACATACGCCCTCGACCGGGGGGGGGTCTACGAGATCACCCGGAGTTTCGTCCGCGACCGGCAGCATGTCCTGCTGCGCGACCACCAGGCGGGACGCGACATCACGGGCATGTTCCCCGCGATGCCCAATCAGGAGATCGGGTTTGCGGAGGCGCATCTGGGCCTGTCCAAGGGCGTCTTCATCAACACGGCGACCATCGGCCACCTGAACCTGGACGGGCTGGGGGACCAGCAGGCCCTCGGCCGCATCCGGGAGCGGCTCCTCGCCATCAACGACTCCGGCGCGGGCATCCGCTCCGCGGGCAGCACGCTCCAGGCCCTCCAGGAACTCCTGGACACCCTGCACCGGGACGGCATCGCCCCCGCCGAGACGGCCCTGCCCCCCCTCCGCGAGGAGCTTGCCGCCGCGCGCGGGGCCGTCCGCGAGCAGGCGCGCCTTAACCGCCGCCGCGGCGAAGCCCTCGCCCGCCTCGCGGAATGCGAGACGGAGCGGGCGCGGCTGGAACGCGCCGTCGAGCGGGCCTCCGCCCGCAGGCGTGTGGCGCGCATGCAGGAGATTGAGCGCATCCAGGAGGAGATGGACGCCGTCACCCAGCAGATGTTCCCCCTGCTTCCTTTCCGGGACACGTCCACGGCGGGCCTTTCGGAGGCGCAGCATCTGAACATGCTGGCGGAGACCATCCGCCTGCAGACGGACCGACGGGAGGCCGAAATGCGCCGCCTGACACCGGAACTGGAGCTGCTGGAGCAGGCGGCACCCGGCGACGGCCCGCCACCCGCGCCCATCCCCGAGGAAACCGAACGCCGCCTGCACGAGCTCCGGGCGCGCGAGGAACGGTATGAGGAGCGTTTCACCGAGGCCGATGCCCGGGTAAGGCAGTTCAACGACCAGGTCATGGTCACCCAGCGGCGCCTCGCCGAGGTGCCCGACTTCTCCCGCGTGGCCGCAGACCCGGTGGAGTGGATCAGCCAGCTGGCCAACGCCTTCACCCTCGCGCTGAAAACCCGCGACAAGGAGTGCGCCGACCGGGACCGGCTCCGGGAGATTGTCCGCCGCGAGCGCCAGCGCATCGCCCCGGACGCGGAGCTTTTCAGGCAGAGCGACTCGTTCTCCGAGCGCCTGCGCGAGTTTGAGGATTCCATGCGCGAGACCGCGCGCAGGAAGACGGAAACCGAGGGCCTCCAGCAGAGTCTGGGCGCCGGGCTGGAGGAGGTGCGCGAGCGCATCCCCGGCATGTTCTGGCTGGCCGCCGTGTGCGGCGTGTTCCTGCTCCTCCTGGCCGGGGTCTTCATCGCCTCGGGAAAACCGCCGGTGCTCTACGCCGGCGCCGTCATCCTCCTCGCCCTGGGATATTTCCTCGCCCAACTGGCCGCCGCGCGCGGCCAGGCCCGGCGCCTCCGCCAGGAATTCGAGGCAGCCAAGGCCGAGATGGAACGCCTGAACGCCGCCGAGGCCGGGGCCGTCCCGCCCATCGAGGTGCTGCGCAAGCGCGCCAACTGCCACTCCCTGCGGGAACTTGAGGCCCGCTTCGACGGATACCGCGAGGCCGTCGCGCGTCTGGACACCTTTGCCAGCGAGCTGGAACAGCAGGAACTCCGCGCCAGGGAAAGCGAGGAGCGCGTGCCAAAGCTCTTCGCGCGCATCCGGGAGGCCTTCGAGACCGCCGGGGAAACCCTCGAGGACATGAACACCGTGTCCGCCGCCGTCAACCGGGTCATGGGGCGCTACCAGGAATACCGTGACCTGAAGCGCCGCATGTCGGACCTGCGCAACCAGCTCCAGACCGCCATTGAGAACCAGCGCGAGTATGGGGAGGCCCTCGACAACACGCGGAAGGCCCTGGCCCAGGTGGAGGACCAGATACGGGGCATCATGCGGGAGTCCGGCTGCCCCGGCCAGGCCGACATGGAGGACCCCCTCGCCGCCCTGCGCGCCTATTCCGAGCATTGCGCCGCCTGCCAGACCGCGCGCGGCCGCGTTGAAATGCTCCGCCGCCAGATGCAGGAAACCCTTGACCAGCTGGAAAGCGACCGGCGCGAGCTCGCCCAGTGCGCCGCCGAGCTCCGCAGGCTCCTGGACGCCGCCGGGGTGGACTCTGTGGACGACTGGCAGGCCCGCGCCGAGAAGGCGCGGGAATACCGCAGCCTCCAGCAGACCCATGCCGCGCTCTCCGAGCAATTGAACCTTCTGCTGGACGGAACGCCCCTCGCCGAACTCCGCCGCATCGCCGCGGAACTTGGACCGGAGGAGGACGGCCCGGCGGAGGAGGAGGCGGAGCGGGACCTCGTCCATGTGCGCGACGAGATCAAGCAGCTTCAGCTTGAGATCAACCATCTGCAGGTGGCCGCCGTGGAATGCGCCGCCGACCTGCGCCCCCTGGCCGAAATCCGGGAGGAGATCGCCGACGGGGAGCGCAGGCGCGACCAAGCTGCGGCGCTGCGCGAGGCGGCGCTCCGCGCCGCCACCCTCATTGAGGAGGCCGCCAACCAGCGCCACGCCCGCATCGCCCCCGTCATCGCCCGGGACGCCTCCCGCTTCCTCCGTGACATCACCCTGGGCGCCCACGGAGAAGTCTCCATCGGCGAGGGGTTTGAGATTCGTCTGGGGCCAAAACATGCCGGTCTCCCCGCCGTTTCCACGGAGAGCCTCAGCAAGGGGGCGCTGGACCAGGTGTACCTGTCGCTTCGTCTTGCCCTGGTGCGGCTCCTCAGCGCCTCCGGTGAGACACTGCCCATGCTGATGGACGACCCCTTCGCCAACTACGACGACCAGCGTCTCAAGGCGGCGATGGGCGTCCTGAAAGACATAGGCTCGGAGAACCAGATACTGGTCTTCACCTGCCGGGAAGATGTCGCACTGGCGGCGGTCGGAGTGGGCGCGCCGGTCATTTCGATGATGTGA
- a CDS encoding DNA repair exonuclease, whose protein sequence is MLVVHTADIHLDHCFDGQGFPPAVGTRRRKRQREALAGVLRHAWDRQADAVLIAGDLMDTENLSRDTLSFVREQFARIAPVPILIAPGNKDPHTPGSPYAAEDWPENVHIFRESEWRTWHSPEVPLVVHGFANTGGPAPPGAFTGLRVPRDEKTHIVLAHAGETAHLPEGYEPVAPFTLSDILQPGLDYAALGHIHRCLCLQENPGFAAWYAGPPEPPGFEDSGPGYFLEITFDAASPRGGRTVTVTRRQASNRLHVSLELDCTGFPNGETLAATVKSRLPGPDLSPLLRLVLKGRICPELWAGMPGTLAGLREGLEALVVTDHTTLDDDHDAWAAEDTALGDFVRRMAAEIQDAPTPDDRLRLERARDLGVSAFLGRPLRHDTPTGGVE, encoded by the coding sequence ATGTTGGTGGTGCACACAGCGGACATCCATCTTGACCACTGTTTTGACGGCCAGGGTTTTCCCCCGGCCGTCGGAACCCGGCGCAGGAAACGCCAGCGCGAGGCGCTGGCGGGTGTCCTGCGCCATGCGTGGGACCGCCAGGCGGACGCCGTGCTCATCGCCGGCGACCTGATGGACACGGAGAACCTCTCGCGGGACACGCTCTCCTTTGTGAGGGAGCAGTTCGCCCGCATCGCCCCGGTGCCCATCCTGATCGCCCCGGGCAACAAGGATCCCCACACCCCCGGCTCCCCCTATGCGGCGGAGGACTGGCCGGAGAATGTGCACATATTCCGCGAGTCCGAATGGCGGACATGGCACTCGCCGGAGGTGCCCCTCGTGGTGCACGGCTTCGCGAACACGGGCGGTCCGGCGCCTCCAGGCGCCTTCACGGGGCTGCGTGTCCCACGGGACGAGAAAACGCACATCGTCCTCGCCCATGCCGGGGAAACGGCGCACCTGCCCGAAGGGTATGAGCCCGTCGCCCCCTTCACCCTGTCCGACATCCTCCAACCGGGTCTGGACTATGCCGCCCTGGGCCATATCCACCGGTGCCTTTGCCTCCAGGAAAACCCCGGTTTTGCCGCATGGTACGCCGGCCCGCCGGAACCGCCCGGTTTTGAGGACTCCGGCCCGGGCTATTTTCTCGAAATCACCTTCGACGCGGCCAGCCCGCGCGGCGGGAGGACCGTCACCGTCACCCGGCGCCAGGCCTCCAACCGCCTGCATGTGTCCCTCGAACTGGACTGCACGGGCTTTCCAAACGGCGAGACCCTCGCCGCCACGGTCAAATCCCGCCTGCCCGGCCCCGACCTGTCCCCGCTGCTGCGCCTCGTGCTCAAGGGCCGCATTTGCCCGGAACTCTGGGCCGGGATGCCGGGAACCCTCGCGGGACTAAGGGAGGGGCTGGAGGCGCTGGTGGTCACGGACCACACCACGCTGGACGACGACCATGACGCCTGGGCCGCCGAGGACACGGCGCTCGGCGATTTTGTGCGCCGCATGGCCGCTGAAATCCAGGACGCCCCCACGCCGGACGACCGCCTGCGGCTGGAGCGCGCCCGCGATCTGGGCGTCTCGGCGTTTCTGGGACGCCCCCTGCGCCATGACACCCCGACGGGGGGCGTGGAATGA